The following are encoded together in the Bacteroidales bacterium genome:
- a CDS encoding polysaccharide biosynthesis C-terminal domain-containing protein gives MTTTRRIISGGIAAWSGIGINLLTQLLLVPIYLQFWDSKTYGIWLAAQALIGMFQLLDLGHQQFLRYEFLRIGAQNRCLIKLVLWSSMPIALTLGIIEFSIIFLLNFFGILPHFLGSEPNLSQSGGLIVLFSILVWAFTGSILGIATQALFPFGYYPRFAWWGVVMTLFTNICPLFAVLLGSSLLETGIIWAISIFLVNIPFGIDTWRLLVKEGLYPVKPNLKLGLKNFFNSQLLTLKSLLEMIRQQGYRLLLLPLSGLSGMVAFVTMRTGASVALQGLATITNPIMPELMRFLNQRDQRRSEMTFSIIWLAVICAMAPSVIILQAFVGPFFEIWTRGKVIFDPMLFGMLSLGVLIFGIAQPAMAITQGNNLLRAQLRISALSGFLALVGLFLFVKVMGISGAALALLITEIASVICYVLVARKWLKDNALRWPTSVFRWVLASLLVTAISMAAMIMWPTFHIAFVTLGFAAQVFCVIRYWRFLSVESRLHASNLILRFLPVAFRRKL, from the coding sequence TTGACTACAACCAGGCGAATTATATCGGGTGGCATAGCTGCATGGAGTGGGATTGGTATAAACCTTCTGACTCAACTTTTACTTGTTCCGATTTACCTTCAGTTTTGGGACAGTAAGACTTATGGCATTTGGTTAGCAGCTCAGGCGTTGATAGGTATGTTTCAACTTCTTGATCTTGGGCATCAGCAATTTTTGCGTTACGAATTTCTGCGCATCGGCGCCCAGAACAGGTGTCTGATAAAGTTGGTGTTGTGGTCCTCAATGCCAATCGCTTTAACGCTTGGAATAATCGAATTTTCGATTATATTTTTACTAAACTTTTTTGGCATTCTCCCTCATTTTTTAGGCAGTGAACCAAATTTATCACAGTCGGGTGGGCTGATTGTCTTGTTTTCTATTTTGGTGTGGGCTTTTACCGGTTCTATCCTTGGTATAGCTACTCAAGCCTTGTTCCCCTTTGGTTATTACCCCCGATTTGCATGGTGGGGAGTTGTAATGACACTTTTTACCAATATTTGCCCACTTTTTGCTGTTCTTCTTGGCTCTTCACTCCTCGAAACAGGTATTATTTGGGCTATTAGCATCTTTCTGGTCAATATCCCTTTCGGCATTGATACTTGGCGGTTATTAGTTAAGGAGGGATTGTATCCTGTCAAACCCAATTTAAAGCTTGGTTTGAAAAACTTCTTTAACTCGCAATTATTAACACTAAAGTCCCTTTTGGAAATGATTCGCCAGCAAGGCTATCGTCTTCTTCTTTTGCCATTATCAGGGTTGTCTGGAATGGTTGCGTTTGTAACTATGCGAACAGGGGCAAGTGTTGCGCTACAAGGATTAGCGACAATCACAAACCCAATAATGCCCGAACTTATGCGATTTTTAAATCAGCGGGACCAGAGACGTAGCGAAATGACATTTAGTATTATATGGTTGGCTGTAATTTGTGCAATGGCTCCATCAGTAATTATTTTACAAGCTTTTGTAGGGCCTTTTTTCGAAATATGGACACGGGGAAAAGTTATTTTCGATCCAATGTTGTTCGGCATGTTATCTCTGGGAGTATTAATATTTGGTATTGCTCAGCCGGCGATGGCAATTACACAAGGTAATAATCTATTACGAGCCCAGCTCCGGATTTCAGCACTGTCTGGTTTTCTTGCTTTAGTTGGCTTGTTTTTATTTGTGAAAGTTATGGGGATTAGCGGCGCTGCACTTGCTTTGCTTATTACAGAGATTGCAAGTGTAATATGTTACGTTTTGGTGGCACGCAAGTGGCTGAAAGATAATGCATTGAGGTGGCCAACCAGCGTATTCCGGTGGGTACTTGCATCGCTCTTGGTAACGGCAATAAGTATGGCAGCAATGATAATGTGGCCAACATTTCACATAGCGTTTGTCACATTAGGGTTTGCCGCTCAGGTATTTTGTGTCATTAGATATTGGCGTTTTCTCTCTGTGGAATCTCGACTGCATGCATCAAATCTGATCTTACGATTTTTACCAGTTGCATTTAGACGAAAGTTATAG
- a CDS encoding class I SAM-dependent methyltransferase — MYAGFISDNNQQNIDDLVLLQNKLDIYYSNIHKENYWEIADSGNAFYSPAKLPYHCELLQQIERNSGFIADLGCGSSHLLRHLEEQDKYTGIDTSAEQIAKNKVRYPQSNFKVASVYNTELPEATFDWVISLYTLEHCVYPKKLIDEMIRLTKPGGRLVIICPHFRPNPMPSMWYGRDPRPLRKKLVKGLIGDCIFDVWERNLRFPRQLLRAHLNEGGFLIYKDPRCFYTQFYSDIDAVYWTCYPELCAYIQLKNFKIGQDHLKIGNPMPGNRFLLLRKVEFIKPIKKTNIISFDYNQANYIGWHSCMEWDWYKPSDSTFTCSDLPSVLGQ, encoded by the coding sequence ATGTACGCTGGATTTATAAGTGATAATAATCAACAAAATATCGATGATTTAGTTCTATTGCAAAATAAACTTGATATATACTATTCCAATATTCACAAGGAAAACTATTGGGAAATAGCAGACTCCGGGAATGCTTTCTATTCTCCAGCTAAGTTACCTTATCATTGCGAACTCCTTCAACAAATTGAGCGCAATAGTGGTTTCATTGCAGATTTGGGTTGTGGATCTAGTCATTTGTTGCGTCATTTAGAAGAACAGGATAAATATACCGGAATAGATACAAGTGCTGAACAAATTGCGAAAAATAAGGTGCGATATCCACAATCCAACTTCAAGGTGGCCAGCGTTTACAATACAGAATTACCTGAGGCAACGTTTGATTGGGTGATATCACTTTACACCTTGGAGCATTGTGTTTACCCTAAAAAATTAATAGACGAGATGATACGTCTGACCAAACCTGGCGGACGCCTTGTTATTATTTGCCCTCATTTCAGACCTAATCCTATGCCTTCAATGTGGTATGGACGTGATCCACGTCCACTTCGGAAGAAGCTCGTCAAGGGGTTGATTGGAGACTGTATATTTGATGTATGGGAACGAAATCTGAGATTTCCCCGGCAACTGCTTCGTGCTCATCTGAATGAAGGAGGTTTCTTAATATATAAAGATCCGCGCTGCTTCTATACACAATTTTATTCTGATATTGATGCCGTTTATTGGACTTGCTATCCTGAGCTTTGTGCATATATTCAGCTAAAGAACTTCAAAATTGGGCAGGATCATCTGAAAATAGGCAATCCGATGCCTGGCAATAGGTTTTTATTGCTGAGAAAAGTTGAATTTATTAAACCTATTAAAAAAACTAATATTATTTCTTTTGACTACAACCAGGCGAATTATATCGGGTGGCATAGCTGCATGGAGTGGGATTGGTATAAACCTTCTGACTCAACTTTTACTTGTTCCGATTTACCTTCAGTTTTGGGACAGTAA
- a CDS encoding Gfo/Idh/MocA family oxidoreductase, which produces MIFKIGIIGCGLIGQKRAKALGGKGRLVACADVNESRAKALAGNSDAKVFSDYRDLLALAEVEIVVIATLHDSLAEITLAAIEAGKHVLVEKPAARTPAELKPVMLAAEKLGVKVHVGFNHRYHRAFRKARALFEAGALGELMFIRGRYGHGGRIGYDKEWRSKPELSGGGELIDQGPHLIDLSRWFLGEFEDVQGFANTYFWNMPVDDNGFMLLKTANQQVAFLHASCTEWKNLFSMEIYGHDAKLEISGLGGSYGVERLTYYKMLPEMGPPETTTWEYPMGDDSWATELEEFYEDIRLNREPSVGLKDAWQALTVIEKIYKNSGYDYHT; this is translated from the coding sequence ATGATTTTTAAAATTGGAATTATTGGTTGCGGACTTATTGGTCAGAAGCGCGCTAAAGCGCTCGGTGGTAAGGGTCGGTTGGTTGCCTGCGCAGATGTAAATGAGTCAAGGGCAAAAGCATTGGCAGGCAACAGCGATGCTAAGGTATTCAGCGACTATCGTGACCTCTTGGCTCTGGCGGAGGTAGAAATCGTTGTTATTGCCACACTGCATGATTCGCTTGCGGAGATCACCCTGGCTGCAATTGAAGCAGGCAAGCATGTTTTAGTGGAAAAGCCCGCGGCACGTACTCCCGCAGAATTAAAACCAGTAATGTTAGCCGCTGAAAAACTTGGGGTTAAGGTACATGTAGGTTTCAACCACCGCTATCACCGCGCTTTCCGCAAAGCACGAGCGTTATTTGAGGCCGGGGCTTTAGGTGAGTTAATGTTCATACGTGGAAGATATGGACATGGCGGGCGGATTGGTTATGACAAAGAATGGAGGTCTAAACCCGAGCTTTCCGGAGGCGGTGAATTGATCGACCAGGGCCCGCATCTTATTGACCTTTCACGCTGGTTCCTCGGTGAGTTTGAAGACGTACAGGGATTCGCTAATACTTATTTCTGGAATATGCCTGTGGATGACAATGGGTTCATGCTACTAAAAACCGCAAACCAGCAGGTGGCCTTTCTTCATGCCAGTTGTACAGAGTGGAAGAATCTTTTTTCCATGGAGATATATGGTCACGATGCAAAGTTGGAAATCTCTGGTCTGGGTGGAAGTTACGGAGTTGAGCGTTTGACCTATTACAAGATGTTACCCGAAATGGGACCACCTGAGACAACGACCTGGGAATACCCGATGGGAGATGACTCCTGGGCCACTGAACTTGAAGAGTTTTACGAAGATATTAGGTTGAACCGTGAACCATCAGTTGGGCTAAAAGATGCCTGGCAGGCTTTAACAGTAATTGAAAAAATTTACAAAAATTCTGGTTATGATTATCACACGTAG
- a CDS encoding FkbM family methyltransferase, with product MIAEVANGPIRVYHSAVDKSTGLVYFNVASNTGWSSLLENATFETVNKVQVQAITLDDFVLRENIKKIRLLKLDIEGAETDALIGASNLLKSGLVDFILVEVDPYRLKAFGHTGQELASLIEKNGYLPVCMIENDTIIPLSKDRLIPGSYNCDYLYAKEELYQSATTSLF from the coding sequence GGTAGCCAACGGTCCAATCAGGGTTTATCATTCGGCGGTAGATAAGTCCACCGGACTGGTTTATTTTAACGTCGCATCCAATACTGGATGGTCATCATTACTCGAGAATGCAACTTTTGAAACCGTGAACAAAGTTCAGGTACAAGCTATCACACTTGATGATTTTGTACTTCGTGAAAATATTAAAAAGATCAGATTACTCAAACTTGATATTGAAGGTGCTGAAACTGATGCACTTATCGGAGCATCTAATCTACTGAAGAGTGGTTTAGTTGACTTCATCCTTGTAGAGGTGGATCCTTATCGACTCAAAGCATTTGGTCATACTGGTCAGGAATTGGCAAGCTTGATTGAAAAGAATGGCTATCTCCCGGTTTGTATGATTGAAAATGACACAATCATTCCTCTTTCAAAAGATAGACTTATCCCTGGTTCTTATAATTGCGATTATCTTTATGCCAAAGAGGAATTATACCAATCTGCGACCACTTCACTTTTCTAA
- a CDS encoding GHMP kinase: protein MIITRSPLRITLGGGGTDLPSYYRDHEGFLVAAAINKYVYVTVMRPFTEGIYLKYSELEHVAGVEEVKHRIIREALRILNLRTPQIEVTTLADIPAGTGLGSSGSFTTALIHALYAHRKHPIQPQELAEMACQIEIDRLGEPIGKQDQYIAAYGGLTCFTFHKDDRVTAVPLKISMDTLFDMEDNILLFFTGYSRSASSILKDQNTRTKSSDEEMLKNLHFVKELGYRSKEALEAGDVELFGKLMYEHWEHKKQRSGGMSNQKIDEWYELGMKNGAVGGKLVGAGGGGFLMFYATDRNKLRHVMKKAGLEEVRFGFDFEGTKVVLS, encoded by the coding sequence ATGATTATCACACGTAGTCCGTTACGAATCACTCTTGGCGGTGGCGGCACCGATCTCCCTTCTTATTATCGTGATCATGAGGGTTTCCTTGTTGCAGCCGCGATCAATAAGTATGTATATGTGACAGTCATGCGCCCTTTTACCGAGGGAATTTATCTCAAGTATTCCGAATTGGAGCATGTGGCTGGTGTCGAAGAAGTAAAGCACCGAATAATCCGTGAGGCTTTACGCATACTGAATCTGCGTACTCCGCAAATTGAAGTGACTACCTTGGCTGATATCCCGGCTGGTACGGGTTTGGGCTCATCGGGTAGTTTTACAACAGCTTTAATTCATGCGCTTTATGCGCATCGAAAACATCCTATTCAACCCCAGGAATTGGCAGAAATGGCTTGCCAGATTGAGATTGATCGTCTCGGTGAGCCGATTGGGAAACAGGATCAATACATCGCTGCGTATGGCGGACTGACCTGTTTTACTTTCCATAAAGATGACCGCGTTACGGCAGTACCACTTAAGATTTCCATGGACACATTGTTTGATATGGAGGATAACATTTTACTATTTTTTACAGGCTATTCTCGCAGTGCTAGTAGCATTTTAAAAGATCAAAATACACGAACAAAAAGCAGTGATGAAGAAATGTTGAAGAATCTGCATTTTGTTAAGGAGCTTGGCTACCGTAGCAAAGAAGCGCTGGAGGCAGGTGATGTTGAATTGTTTGGAAAATTAATGTATGAGCACTGGGAACACAAAAAGCAACGTTCCGGAGGGATGAGTAACCAAAAAATTGATGAGTGGTACGAACTTGGCATGAAGAACGGCGCAGTTGGTGGTAAATTGGTTGGGGCAGGTGGTGGAGGATTCTTAATGTTCTATGCTACTGACCGTAACAAACTCCGTCATGTCATGAAAAAGGCGGGGTTGGAAGAAGTTCGTTTCGGCTTTGATTTCGAAGGTACCAAAGTTGTTCTTTCATGA
- a CDS encoding nucleotidyltransferase family protein, whose amino-acid sequence MSLPVAILAGGMSTRLRPITEKIPKSLVDVGGKPFIIRQLEYLRRQGITRVILCLGYMGDQVEAIVGDGSDFGIIVSYSHDGPRLLGTGGALKQALPLLGEQFFVFYGDSYLPIDFRAVERNFLLSGKLAIMTVLKNSGQWDKSNVLFKDSIIFEYDKQAPNPEMAYIDYGLGVLSASVLENVPFNKPYDLADIYHELSLQGLLAGHEVFERFYEIGSHKGLQETINYFKQTDIL is encoded by the coding sequence ATGAGTCTGCCGGTTGCGATACTCGCTGGTGGTATGTCCACTCGGTTAAGACCAATTACTGAAAAGATACCTAAGTCTCTGGTCGATGTTGGGGGTAAACCTTTCATAATCCGGCAACTAGAATATTTGCGGCGTCAAGGGATTACTCGTGTTATACTGTGCCTGGGTTATATGGGCGATCAAGTTGAAGCTATTGTGGGTGATGGATCCGATTTTGGTATAATAGTTAGTTATTCGCATGATGGTCCACGTTTGCTTGGTACAGGTGGTGCTTTGAAGCAAGCTTTGCCGCTATTGGGAGAGCAGTTTTTTGTATTTTACGGAGATTCTTATCTGCCAATCGATTTTCGGGCAGTGGAACGTAACTTTCTCCTAAGCGGTAAACTGGCGATAATGACGGTGCTTAAAAACAGTGGCCAATGGGATAAGAGCAATGTGTTATTCAAAGATAGTATTATATTTGAATACGATAAGCAAGCGCCAAACCCTGAAATGGCGTACATTGACTATGGGCTTGGGGTGCTGTCTGCTTCGGTACTTGAGAATGTGCCATTCAATAAGCCGTATGATCTGGCCGATATTTATCACGAACTTTCGCTTCAGGGTTTGTTGGCAGGTCACGAGGTGTTTGAGCGATTTTATGAGATTGGGTCTCATAAAGGACTTCAAGAGACAATAAATTATTTTAAACAAACAGATATCCTATGA
- a CDS encoding NAD-dependent epimerase/dehydratase family protein has product MVDHLLQMGSSVVVYDNFSTGHKRFLEQALTNPLFTLIDGDILNLDCLTKAMASCDFVFHFAANADVRFGTEHPRRDLEQNTIATYNVLEAMRVNGIKRIAFSSTGSVYGEAAVFPTLEDAPFPIQTSLYGASKLACEGLIAAYCEGFSFQSWIFRFVSILGERYTHGHVFDFYKNLKKDPKSLKVLGNGKQRKSYLYIKDCLNAIQIAIEISSDKVNIFNLGVDSYCELNDSIGWICAELGVQPQLEYTGGDRGWIGDNPFIFLDTSKMRALGWKPKLSIQEGVIQTVRYLKENEWVFQARD; this is encoded by the coding sequence ATGGTTGATCATTTGCTACAAATGGGATCCTCGGTTGTTGTTTATGATAATTTTTCGACGGGGCATAAACGCTTTCTTGAACAAGCCTTGACCAATCCATTATTCACTTTAATTGATGGCGATATCCTTAATTTAGACTGCCTTACCAAGGCTATGGCTAGCTGTGATTTCGTGTTCCATTTTGCCGCTAATGCCGATGTCCGTTTTGGTACCGAACACCCACGTAGAGATTTGGAACAAAACACCATTGCCACTTACAACGTGCTCGAAGCAATGCGAGTCAATGGCATCAAACGAATTGCCTTTTCCTCTACCGGTTCTGTCTATGGTGAAGCAGCAGTGTTCCCCACGCTGGAGGATGCGCCGTTCCCGATTCAAACATCCCTTTATGGTGCCTCGAAGCTTGCGTGTGAAGGATTGATTGCGGCGTATTGCGAAGGTTTCAGTTTCCAGTCCTGGATTTTTCGATTCGTTTCCATTCTCGGTGAACGCTACACCCATGGCCATGTATTCGACTTTTACAAAAATCTTAAAAAAGATCCAAAAAGTTTAAAAGTTTTAGGAAATGGCAAGCAGCGTAAATCCTACCTATATATCAAAGACTGTTTAAATGCCATTCAGATTGCAATAGAAATATCCTCAGATAAAGTCAATATTTTTAATCTTGGTGTTGATTCCTACTGTGAATTGAATGATTCCATTGGTTGGATATGCGCGGAATTAGGAGTTCAACCACAATTGGAATACACAGGAGGTGATAGAGGCTGGATTGGGGATAACCCTTTTATTTTCTTAGACACTTCAAAAATGCGTGCATTGGGTTGGAAACCGAAACTAAGTATTCAAGAGGGAGTTATTCAAACAGTGCGATACTTGAAAGAAAATGAGTGGGTGTTCCAGGCCAGGGATTAA
- a CDS encoding SDR family oxidoreductase yields MDQFLKNKIAIITGGNQGFGLDVAKEYLKAGASVALCARNEQLLSKVSEDLRFLISPDQKILAITADVSKENDVRNFVDKTINEFGHIDILVNNAGVYGPKGSIEEVDWLSWVHAIEINLFGSILMCRAVLPFFKKQGYGKIIQLSGGGATNPMPKISAYAVSKAAIVRFVETLAEEVLEFKIDVNAIAPGALNTRLLDEVLAAGPEKVGQLFYEKSIKQKESGGVSFDHGTALAIFLASDLSNGITGKLISAVWDKWENWPNHIDELQTSDVYTLRRIVGKDRNLNWGDK; encoded by the coding sequence ATGGATCAATTTTTAAAAAATAAAATAGCTATTATTACTGGTGGGAATCAGGGGTTTGGTCTTGATGTTGCTAAAGAATATTTGAAAGCAGGAGCAAGTGTTGCTCTTTGTGCACGTAACGAGCAGCTTTTATCAAAGGTTTCTGAGGATCTTCGTTTTTTAATATCTCCCGATCAAAAGATTTTGGCTATTACAGCAGATGTCTCTAAAGAAAATGATGTCCGGAATTTTGTTGATAAAACAATAAATGAGTTTGGCCATATCGACATTCTGGTAAATAATGCAGGAGTTTACGGACCAAAAGGGTCAATTGAAGAAGTAGATTGGTTAAGTTGGGTTCATGCGATTGAAATAAATCTTTTTGGTTCCATACTCATGTGTCGTGCTGTATTGCCATTTTTTAAGAAACAAGGATATGGCAAGATTATCCAGCTTTCTGGGGGTGGGGCAACCAATCCAATGCCAAAAATAAGCGCTTATGCTGTATCAAAGGCTGCAATCGTGCGTTTTGTTGAAACGCTCGCTGAAGAGGTTCTTGAGTTCAAAATCGACGTGAATGCTATTGCCCCGGGAGCACTAAACACGCGATTGCTCGATGAAGTACTTGCTGCTGGACCAGAAAAGGTCGGCCAATTATTTTATGAAAAATCAATAAAGCAGAAAGAATCAGGTGGTGTCAGCTTCGATCATGGGACAGCTCTTGCTATTTTTTTGGCATCTGATTTAAGTAATGGCATCACTGGTAAACTGATCAGCGCAGTGTGGGATAAATGGGAGAATTGGCCCAATCACATAGACGAATTGCAAACCAGCGATGTTTATACCCTTCGTCGAATTGTTGGAAAGGATCGAAATTTAAATTGGGGAGACAAATGA
- a CDS encoding nucleotide sugar dehydrogenase, translating to MKVCVQGLWHLGCVTAACLASLGNKIIGLDYDHKVIYDLNNGIPPIFEPGLEDLLKQGIAGDLLKFSDGSEIDLSDIEMLWIAYDTPVNEDDIADVGFVFDQIVKTVKFLPSETTIIISSQMPVGSIKKLEIIADHLFPDKHFGFVYSPENLRLGKALNVFLNPDRIIVGVRRNIDRLRLEILLNPITSNIEWMSVESAEMTKHAINAFLATSIVFMNEIASICELVGADAKEVERGLKSENRIGPKAYLSPGGPFAGGTLARDLVFLNNISSEKKLSTPLLSSILQSNDEHKNWVKRKIQSVCPELTQCSIAIWGLTYKPGTDTLRRSLSVELCYWLIDQGVSIQVHDPVVKELPLELSRSVKKCDNPLDVLAGVQILVIATEWPIYKEIIADNVAKLNSGLIIIDANRFLTQFASDNRFKYLAVGTSN from the coding sequence ATGAAAGTATGTGTACAGGGTTTATGGCATTTAGGATGCGTAACTGCAGCCTGTCTTGCGTCGCTTGGGAATAAAATCATAGGTTTAGACTATGATCACAAAGTAATTTATGATTTGAATAATGGCATTCCTCCCATTTTTGAGCCCGGGCTCGAGGATTTATTAAAACAAGGAATCGCTGGAGATTTACTTAAGTTTTCTGATGGTTCTGAAATTGATCTCAGCGATATTGAGATGCTCTGGATAGCATACGATACTCCTGTTAATGAGGATGATATTGCTGATGTGGGTTTCGTTTTCGATCAGATAGTAAAAACTGTGAAGTTTTTGCCATCAGAAACAACAATCATTATTTCATCACAAATGCCTGTTGGTTCGATTAAAAAGCTGGAAATTATTGCAGATCATTTGTTTCCTGATAAACACTTTGGATTTGTGTACTCACCTGAAAATTTGAGACTAGGAAAAGCACTAAACGTGTTTCTAAATCCTGATCGAATTATAGTAGGCGTAAGAAGGAACATAGATAGACTGCGTCTTGAAATATTGCTTAATCCAATTACCAGCAATATTGAATGGATGTCAGTTGAGTCAGCCGAAATGACTAAACATGCCATTAATGCATTTCTTGCAACTTCTATTGTTTTTATGAACGAGATTGCTTCGATATGCGAATTAGTTGGCGCCGATGCAAAGGAAGTTGAGCGAGGATTAAAATCAGAAAATCGTATTGGACCAAAAGCTTATCTTTCTCCAGGTGGTCCTTTTGCTGGCGGTACTTTAGCACGAGACTTAGTGTTTCTAAATAATATCAGCAGTGAAAAAAAATTATCAACCCCTCTTCTTTCATCAATATTGCAAAGCAACGACGAACATAAGAATTGGGTAAAAAGAAAGATACAGTCAGTTTGCCCTGAGTTAACTCAATGCTCAATCGCAATTTGGGGTCTTACATACAAACCAGGAACAGATACACTACGACGTTCTTTATCTGTTGAACTGTGCTATTGGCTCATTGACCAGGGTGTTTCTATTCAAGTGCATGATCCTGTGGTTAAAGAATTACCACTTGAATTATCAAGGAGTGTCAAAAAATGTGATAACCCTTTAGATGTTTTGGCCGGAGTACAAATACTAGTAATTGCCACAGAATGGCCTATTTACAAGGAAATTATCGCAGATAACGTAGCTAAATTGAATTCCGGTCTTATAATAATTGATGCTAACCGTTTTTTGACACAATTTGCATCTGATAATCGATTTAAATATTTGGCAGTTGGGACATCAAATTAA
- a CDS encoding glycosyltransferase, which produces MNKGLPVAVYGAGWNRAMEYDKLHDHVNFRRLNNEEYLYALKSAKIGLCFVSELNGNQTAGRSFEIPACGTFLLAMRTKQHTECYLEGKEAEFFSSNQELVQKARYYLEHDDQRKEIALRGYQRCTASDYSWFLYMRDDWDKVCKAMEKRVKGNIG; this is translated from the coding sequence TTGAACAAGGGGTTACCCGTAGCTGTTTATGGTGCAGGCTGGAACCGTGCAATGGAGTACGATAAGTTGCATGACCATGTGAATTTTCGACGTCTTAATAATGAAGAATATTTGTATGCATTAAAAAGTGCAAAGATAGGTCTCTGTTTTGTTTCAGAACTTAATGGAAACCAAACGGCCGGCAGGAGCTTTGAAATTCCTGCATGTGGTACATTTTTATTGGCGATGAGGACAAAGCAACATACGGAATGCTATTTGGAAGGGAAAGAAGCAGAATTTTTTAGCAGTAATCAAGAACTTGTGCAAAAGGCACGTTATTACCTCGAACACGACGATCAGCGCAAAGAGATCGCCCTTCGCGGTTATCAGCGATGCACAGCTTCAGACTATTCCTGGTTCCTGTATATGCGTGATGATTGGGACAAGGTTTGTAAAGCCATGGAAAAAAGAGTAAAAGGTAATATTGGTTAG